Proteins encoded together in one Triticum dicoccoides isolate Atlit2015 ecotype Zavitan chromosome 7B, WEW_v2.0, whole genome shotgun sequence window:
- the LOC119336725 gene encoding sister chromatid cohesion protein PDS5 homolog A-like isoform X5: protein MAAVAGQLRELGDKLGSELPAEAEALAKLLEQAAECLHGIEQSPGSSVMEAIQPCLTAVVRKELLKHQDQDVKVLLATCFCEITRITAPEAPYSDDVLRTIFRLIVGTFGGLADVNSHYFSRRVAILETVARYRACVVMLDLECNDLITDMFRTFLEIVSENHEANVVKSMQTIMALIIEESEIIHQSLLHVLLSALGRKKTGISLSARKLARGVIEQSAGKLEPYIKKFLTSSLAGANSSANGHIDHHEVIFDVYQCAPRVLKVVVPYITGELLADEVEMRSKSVELLGELFSLPGVPVLESFKSLFIEFLKRLTDRVVEIRLSVIEHLKRCLISNHSRPEAPEIIKALCDRLLDYEENVRKQVVAAVCDVACHEFGAVPIETIKLVAERVRDKSLLVKCYTMERLADIYKLYCLKGSDSSTNFDNFEWIPGKILRCIYDKDFRPESIESVLCGSLFPPEFPTKERVKHWVIAATHFDKVEMKALEQILLQKQRFDRVSINHFLIIALPFLFFPFLNVLICCILINFRLQQEMLKYMSLRQTSQEDAADLQKRILGCFRSMSRLFSDAVKAEEYLNMLHQLKDENIWKMFTSLLDCATTFNNAWSIRVDLLKSLGEKHELYDFVSTLSMRCSYLLVNKEYVKEILSAASEQKSIGNTKHISSCMDLLTAISSFFPSLLSGFEEDIIELLKEDNEVLKEGIAHVLSKAGGNIREQLASSSSVALLLERLCLEGTRKQAKYSVHALAAITKDDGLMALSVLYKRLVDLLEEKKVHLPSILQSLGCIAQIAMPIFETRGEEIISFITKKILDCSDDTAKVSADKSEWGDSSHSCLLKIYGIKTLVKSCLPCKDAQVHPGIEKLMDILKSILTYGDISPNMISSASDKAHLRLAAAKAVLRLSRQWDHKVPVDVFYLTLRISQDDFPQMRKLFLSKVHQYIKERALDAKYACAFLIGIDDYHTPQYEEFQHNLIEVSQICQQVKMRQLSVQADVNLLTAYPEYIIPYLVHVLARDPSCPNIEEYEDVKAFAPIYWPLHLLLSTLLGEEGLQYSVPGMKKESFMTTLSIFRSIKCSKDVVDANKTKTLHAICDLGILIAKRLCPDQINVSENLTVPLPAQLYATVQNDQNENPVENDEQKWLGCETVLSHFEALMTANVAEVESPEDKMLIDETDEFGNEIPLGKIVQILKSRGAKKTGGKQKEASIPVNTGKDDDVLGLLREINLENQDNLGESVKSKPKKPQMDMKESNEKPVDFSTPKRKRSVSKSRPHSGKGSKDGDELLVHSASKGKTSDSLENKLKEKRRADSNDKDLVASPTSTKSPVSKGKKDAKSHTEVSRSSAKKSADEDSTMRAAELASLNGSFKRQKPRLVSGLAKCSTHDSSSKDLVGRRIKVWWPLDKEFYPGVVKSYDSAKKLHTVLYDDGDMEQLNMAKEKWKMIESNGSPMKQQKKDHVGSNQGRAQETKSTSSTKVPANQHKSIKTPSPLKRKEKPKTPPENKRRKTSGGSKSIEATSEAGVNDSDSASSLAHSDSDKDVKSDGEKDKEVAVGSAGKEKTGKTEKESAEDMELEEKKPDGDSLSCKEESDDETLSVWKKRASQAT from the exons ATGGCTGCCGTCGCGGGCCAGCTCAGGGAGCTCGGGGACAAGCTCGGCTCCGAGCtgccggccgaggccgaggcgctcgcCAAGCTCCTCGAG CAAGCTGCGGAATGCCTACATGGAATAGAACAGTCACCAGGGTCCTCGGTGATGGAAGCTATCCAACCATGTCTAACAGCAGTTGTCAGAAAAGAATTGCTGAAACATCAGGATCAAGATGTTAAAGTTCTCTTGGCAACCTGCTTCTGTGAAATTACAAGAATAACTGCACCTGAAGCTCCATATAGTGATGATGTTTTAAGG ACCATATTTCGTCTGATTGTTGGTACATTTGGTGGACTCGCTGATGTTAATAGCCATTACTTTAGCAGGAGAGTTGCTATTCTGGAAACAGTTGCAAGATACCGGGCATGTGTTGTGATGTTAGACCTTGAATGCAACGATCTCATCACAGACATGTTCCGAACTTTTTTAGAAATCGTCAG TGAAAATCATGAAGCAAATGTTGTGAAATCAATGCAGACAATTATGGCCCTTATTATAGAAGAGAGCGAGATTATACATCAAAGCCTTCTACATGTACTCTTATCAGCTTTAGGCCGTAAAAAAACT GGTATTTCTTTATCTGCACGTAAGCTGGCTCGGGGTGTTATAGAGCAATCTGCAGGAAAACTCGAACCATACATAAAGAAGTTTCTTACATCATCCTTGGCTGGGGCCAACAGTTCTGCAAATGGCCACATTGATCACCACGAGGTCATATTTGATGTGTATCAGTGTGCTCCAAGGGTTCTTAAAGTGGTGGTGCCTTATATAACTGGGGAACTACTG GCAGATGAAGTAGAAATGCGGTCTAAATCAGTTGAGTTGCTCGGCGAACTTTTTTCTTTACCTGGAGTCCCTGTATTGGAATCTTTTAAGTCTCTTTTCATTGAGTTCCTGAAGAGATTGACTGACAGAGTGGTAGAAATCCGTCTTTCTGTGATTGAGCATTTAAAGAGATGTCTAATCTCAAACCATTCCCGTCCCGAAGCTCCTGAGATTATCA AGGCACTTTGTGacagactgttggattatgaagaaaaTGTACGAAAACAAGTTGTGGCTGCTGTTTGTGATGTAGCTTGCCATGAATTTGGTGCTGTGCCAATTGAAACTATCAAACTAGTAGCCGAGCGTGTCCGTGATAAATCG CTTCTAGTGAAGTGCTACACCATGGAGCGATTGGCTGATATCTACAAGCTGTATTGCCTGAAGGGTTCTGATAGCTCGACTAATTTTGATAATTTTGAGTGGATACCTGGAAAAATATTGAGATGTATTTACGACAAAGATTTTAG GCCTGAGTCAATTGAATCAGTCCTATGTGGTTCATTATTTCCACCAGAGTTTCCGACAAAGGAAAGAGTGAAACATTGGGTAATTGCTGCCACACATTTTGATAAAGTTGAGATGAAAGCTCTTGAACAGATTCTTCTGCAGAAGCAAAGGTTTGACCGTGTGTCCATAAATCATTTTTTGATAATTGctctcccttttcttttctttccttttttgaatgttCTGATTTGTTGCATTTTGATCAACTTCAGACTACAACAAGAAATGCTGAAGTACATGTCCCTTCGACAGACAAGCCAG GAAGATGCAGCTGATCTGCAAAAAAGAATCTTGGGATGTTTTCGGAGCATGTCCCGTTTGTTCAGTGACGCGGTAAAGGCCGAGGAGTACTTGAACATGCTTCATCAGCTGAAAGATGAAAATATCTGGAAAATGTTCACAAGTTTGCTTGATTGCGCAACAACATTCAATAATGCTTGGTCTATTCGG GTTGATTTGCTCAAGTCACTTGGTGAAAAACATGAACTGTATGATTTTGTCAGCACACTATCAATGCGATGTTCGTATCTACTTGTGAATAAAGAATATGTCAAAGAGATCCTGTCTGCAGCTTCTGAGCAAAAATCTATTGGGAATACAAAACACATCTCATCATGCATGGATCTTCTGACG GCAATATCTAGTTTCTTCCCTTCACTTTTATCTGGATTCGAAGAAGATATCATTGAACTTCTGAAGGAGGATAATGAAGTTCTTAAAGAGGGTATTGCTCATGTTTTGTCCAAAGCTGGTGGTAACATTCGTGAACAACTGGCCTCATCAAG CTCTGTTGCTCTTCTGTTAGAGCGGCTATGTTTAGAGGGCACAAGGAAGCAGGCTAAATATTCTGTTCATGCTTTAGCCGCTATAACTAAAGATGATGGTCTGATGGCACTATCTGTTCTTTACAAG AGGCTTGTGGATTTGTTGGAGGAGAAGAAAGTCCATTTACCTTCTATCTTGCAATCTTTGGGGTGTATAGCTCAGATAGCGATGCCAATTTTCGAAACAAGGGGGGAAGAGATAATAAGTTTCATAACCAAAAAGATTCTTGACTGCAGTGAT GATACGGCTAAAGTTTCCGCTGACAAATCTGAATGGGGTGATAGTTCACATAGTTGTTTGCTCAAG ATTTATGGCATTAAAACTTTGGTGAAGAGCTGCCTACCTTGCAAAGATGCTCAAGTGCATCCTGGAATAGAAAAATTAATGGATATCCTTAAGAGCATTCTTACATATGGTGATATTTCCCCAAACATGATATCAAG TGCTAGTGATAAGGCCCATTTGAGGCTGGCTGCAGCGAAAGCTGTTCTCCGCTTATCAAGACAATGGGACCATAAAGTGCCTGTTGATGTGTTTTATTTGACTCTAAGGATTTCACAG GATGATTTCCCTCAAATGAGGAAGTTGTTTCTCAGTAAAGTACATCAATACATCAAGGAGAGGGCTTTGGACGCAAAATATGCCTGCGCCTTCTTGATAGGCATAGACGATTATCATACACCACAGTACGAAGAG TTCCAGCACAACCTGATCGAAGTGTCACAAATATGCCAACAAGTTAAGATGCGTCAACTATCTGTCCAAGCAGATGTGAATTTGCTCACAGCTTACCCAGAATATATTATTCCATATCTGGTTCATGTCCTCGCTCGTGATCCTTCATGCCCTAACATTGAGGAATATGAGGATGTCAAAGCATTTGCTCCAATTTACTG GCCATTGCATCTACTTCTTTCAACCCTCCTGGGAGAAGAAGGTTTGCAGTATAGTGTACCTGGTATGAAAAAGGAGAGCTTCATGACAACATTATCTATATTCAGAAGCATCAAATGTTCAAAAGACGTGGTCGATGCAAATAAGACCAAG ACTCTACATGCTATATGTGATCTTGGTATTCTTATTGCAAAGAGGTTATGTCCGGACCAGATAAACGTATCAGAAAATCTGACGGTTCCATTGCCTGCACAACTTTATGCGACAGTTCAGAATGACCAAAATGAAAACCCTGTG GAGAATGATGAACAGAAGTGGTTGGGATGTGAGACTGTACTATCCCATTTCGAGGCTCTTATGACAGCAAATGTTGCTGAG GTTGAATCTCCCGAAGATAAGATGCTCATAGATGAGACTGATGAATTTGGTAATGAGATCCCTCTAGGGAAAATTGTCCAAATTCTTAAATCCCGAGGAGCAAAAAAGACAGGGGGGAAACAGAAGGAAGCATCTATTCCAGTAAATACTGGAAAAGATGATGATGTCTTGGGTTTGTTAAGAGAAATAAATTTAGAGAACCAGGACAATTTGGGGGAGTCGGTGAAGAGCAAACCAAAGAAGCCGCAGATGGATATGAAAGAGAGCAACGAGAAACCAGTAGATTTTTCGACACCAAAGCGCAAAAGATCAGTTTCTAAGAGTAGACCACACTCAGGAAAAGGCAGTAAAGACGGTGACGAGCTTTTAGTGCATTCTGCCAGCAAAGGAAAAACCAGTGACTCCTTAGAAAACAAGTTGAAGGAGAAAAGAAGAGCTGACTCAAATGATAAAGACTTGGTAGCATCACCTACCAGTACCAAATCCCCTGTATCCAAAGGGAAAAAGGATGCTAAGTCCCACACTGAAGTCTCGCGTAGCAGTGCAAAG AAGTCTGCTGATGAGGACAGTACTATGAGAGCTGCTGAACTGGCTAGTCTAAATGGGTCCTTCAAAAGACAGAAGCCAAGACTGGTTTCTGGTTTAGCAAAG TGTTCAACGCATGACTCGAGCAGTAAAGACTTGGTAGGACGTAGAATAAAAGTTTGGTGGCCTTTGGATAAGGA ATTTTATCCAGGTGTTGTGAAATCTTATGATTCAGCAAAGAAGCTACATACA GTCTTATATGATGACGGAGATATGGAGCAgcttaacatggctaaagaaaagtGGAAAATGATTGAAAGTAATGGTTCACCAATGAAG cagcaaaagaaggatcatgtaGGTTCAAATCAAGGACG AGCACAAGAGACGAAATCTACCAGCAGCACGAAAGTTCCAGCTAACCAACATAAGTCAATAAAGAC GCCCTCACCTCTAAAgaggaaagaaaaaccaaaaacgCCGCCGGAAAACAAGCGTAGAAAAACATCAGGAGGTAGCAAGTCCATCGAAGCTACCAGCGAAGCTGGTGTTAATGATTCAGATTCAGCCAGTTCTCTCGCTCATTCAGATTCCGACAAAGATGTAAAATCAG ATGGCGAGAAGGATAAAGAGGTAGCAGTTGGCTCAGCTGGGaaagaaaaaacaggaaaaacAGAGAAAGAGTCTGCAGAAGATATGGAGCTGGAAGAGAAAAAACCTGACGGCGACAGTTTGAGCTGCAAGGAGGAATCTGACGACGAAACTCTT AGTGTCTGGAAAAAGCGTGCATCGCAAGCGACATAG
- the LOC119336725 gene encoding sister chromatid cohesion protein PDS5 homolog A-like isoform X3, whose translation MAAVAGQLRELGDKLGSELPAEAEALAKLLEQAAECLHGIEQSPGSSVMEAIQPCLTAVVRKELLKHQDQDVKVLLATCFCEITRITAPEAPYSDDVLRTIFRLIVGTFGGLADVNSHYFSRRVAILETVARYRACVVMLDLECNDLITDMFRTFLEIVSENHEANVVKSMQTIMALIIEESEIIHQSLLHVLLSALGRKKTGISLSARKLARGVIEQSAGKLEPYIKKFLTSSLAGANSSANGHIDHHEVIFDVYQCAPRVLKVVVPYITGELLADEVEMRSKSVELLGELFSLPGVPVLESFKSLFIEFLKRLTDRVVEIRLSVIEHLKRCLISNHSRPEAPEIIKALCDRLLDYEENVRKQVVAAVCDVACHEFGAVPIETIKLVAERVRDKSLLVKCYTMERLADIYKLYCLKGSDSSTNFDNFEWIPGKILRCIYDKDFRPESIESVLCGSLFPPEFPTKERVKHWVIAATHFDKVEMKALEQILLQKQRFDRVSINHFLIIALPFLFFPFLNVLICCILINFRLQQEMLKYMSLRQTSQEDAADLQKRILGCFRSMSRLFSDAVKAEEYLNMLHQLKDENIWKMFTSLLDCATTFNNAWSIRVDLLKSLGEKHELYDFVSTLSMRCSYLLVNKEYVKEILSAASEQKSIGNTKHISSCMDLLTAISSFFPSLLSGFEEDIIELLKEDNEVLKEGIAHVLSKAGGNIREQLASSSSVALLLERLCLEGTRKQAKYSVHALAAITKDDGLMALSVLYKRLVDLLEEKKVHLPSILQSLGCIAQIAMPIFETRGEEIISFITKKILDCSDDTAKVSADKSEWGDSSHSCLLKIYGIKTLVKSCLPCKDAQVHPGIEKLMDILKSILTYGDISPNMISSASDKAHLRLAAAKAVLRLSRQWDHKVPVDVFYLTLRISQDDFPQMRKLFLSKVHQYIKERALDAKYACAFLIGIDDYHTPQYEEFQHNLIEVSQICQQVKMRQLSVQADVNLLTAYPEYIIPYLVHVLARDPSCPNIEEYEDVKAFAPIYWPLHLLLSTLLGEEGLQYSVPGMKKESFMTTLSIFRSIKCSKDVVDANKTKTLHAICDLGILIAKRLCPDQINVSENLTVPLPAQLYATVQNDQNENPVENDEQKWLGCETVLSHFEALMTANVAEVESPEDKMLIDETDEFGNEIPLGKIVQILKSRGAKKTGGKQKEASIPVNTGKDDDVLGLLREINLENQDNLGESVKSKPKKPQMDMKESNEKPVDFSTPKRKRSVSKSRPHSGKGSKDGDELLVHSASKGKTSDSLENKLKEKRRADSNDKDLVASPTSTKSPVSKGKKDAKSHTEVSRSSAKKSADEDSTMRAAELASLNGSFKRQKPRLVSGLAKCSTHDSSSKDLVGRRIKVWWPLDKEFYPGVVKSYDSAKKLHTVLYDDGDMEQLNMAKEKWKMIESNGSPMKQQKKDHVGSNQGRAQETKSTSSTKVPANQHKSIKTAQETKSTSSTKVPANQHKSIKTPSPLKRKEKPKTPPENKRRKTSGGSKSIEATSEAGVNDSDSASSLAHSDSDKDVKSDGEKDKEVAVGSAGKEKTGKTEKESAEDMELEEKKPDGDSLSCKEESDDETLSVWKKRASQAT comes from the exons ATGGCTGCCGTCGCGGGCCAGCTCAGGGAGCTCGGGGACAAGCTCGGCTCCGAGCtgccggccgaggccgaggcgctcgcCAAGCTCCTCGAG CAAGCTGCGGAATGCCTACATGGAATAGAACAGTCACCAGGGTCCTCGGTGATGGAAGCTATCCAACCATGTCTAACAGCAGTTGTCAGAAAAGAATTGCTGAAACATCAGGATCAAGATGTTAAAGTTCTCTTGGCAACCTGCTTCTGTGAAATTACAAGAATAACTGCACCTGAAGCTCCATATAGTGATGATGTTTTAAGG ACCATATTTCGTCTGATTGTTGGTACATTTGGTGGACTCGCTGATGTTAATAGCCATTACTTTAGCAGGAGAGTTGCTATTCTGGAAACAGTTGCAAGATACCGGGCATGTGTTGTGATGTTAGACCTTGAATGCAACGATCTCATCACAGACATGTTCCGAACTTTTTTAGAAATCGTCAG TGAAAATCATGAAGCAAATGTTGTGAAATCAATGCAGACAATTATGGCCCTTATTATAGAAGAGAGCGAGATTATACATCAAAGCCTTCTACATGTACTCTTATCAGCTTTAGGCCGTAAAAAAACT GGTATTTCTTTATCTGCACGTAAGCTGGCTCGGGGTGTTATAGAGCAATCTGCAGGAAAACTCGAACCATACATAAAGAAGTTTCTTACATCATCCTTGGCTGGGGCCAACAGTTCTGCAAATGGCCACATTGATCACCACGAGGTCATATTTGATGTGTATCAGTGTGCTCCAAGGGTTCTTAAAGTGGTGGTGCCTTATATAACTGGGGAACTACTG GCAGATGAAGTAGAAATGCGGTCTAAATCAGTTGAGTTGCTCGGCGAACTTTTTTCTTTACCTGGAGTCCCTGTATTGGAATCTTTTAAGTCTCTTTTCATTGAGTTCCTGAAGAGATTGACTGACAGAGTGGTAGAAATCCGTCTTTCTGTGATTGAGCATTTAAAGAGATGTCTAATCTCAAACCATTCCCGTCCCGAAGCTCCTGAGATTATCA AGGCACTTTGTGacagactgttggattatgaagaaaaTGTACGAAAACAAGTTGTGGCTGCTGTTTGTGATGTAGCTTGCCATGAATTTGGTGCTGTGCCAATTGAAACTATCAAACTAGTAGCCGAGCGTGTCCGTGATAAATCG CTTCTAGTGAAGTGCTACACCATGGAGCGATTGGCTGATATCTACAAGCTGTATTGCCTGAAGGGTTCTGATAGCTCGACTAATTTTGATAATTTTGAGTGGATACCTGGAAAAATATTGAGATGTATTTACGACAAAGATTTTAG GCCTGAGTCAATTGAATCAGTCCTATGTGGTTCATTATTTCCACCAGAGTTTCCGACAAAGGAAAGAGTGAAACATTGGGTAATTGCTGCCACACATTTTGATAAAGTTGAGATGAAAGCTCTTGAACAGATTCTTCTGCAGAAGCAAAGGTTTGACCGTGTGTCCATAAATCATTTTTTGATAATTGctctcccttttcttttctttccttttttgaatgttCTGATTTGTTGCATTTTGATCAACTTCAGACTACAACAAGAAATGCTGAAGTACATGTCCCTTCGACAGACAAGCCAG GAAGATGCAGCTGATCTGCAAAAAAGAATCTTGGGATGTTTTCGGAGCATGTCCCGTTTGTTCAGTGACGCGGTAAAGGCCGAGGAGTACTTGAACATGCTTCATCAGCTGAAAGATGAAAATATCTGGAAAATGTTCACAAGTTTGCTTGATTGCGCAACAACATTCAATAATGCTTGGTCTATTCGG GTTGATTTGCTCAAGTCACTTGGTGAAAAACATGAACTGTATGATTTTGTCAGCACACTATCAATGCGATGTTCGTATCTACTTGTGAATAAAGAATATGTCAAAGAGATCCTGTCTGCAGCTTCTGAGCAAAAATCTATTGGGAATACAAAACACATCTCATCATGCATGGATCTTCTGACG GCAATATCTAGTTTCTTCCCTTCACTTTTATCTGGATTCGAAGAAGATATCATTGAACTTCTGAAGGAGGATAATGAAGTTCTTAAAGAGGGTATTGCTCATGTTTTGTCCAAAGCTGGTGGTAACATTCGTGAACAACTGGCCTCATCAAG CTCTGTTGCTCTTCTGTTAGAGCGGCTATGTTTAGAGGGCACAAGGAAGCAGGCTAAATATTCTGTTCATGCTTTAGCCGCTATAACTAAAGATGATGGTCTGATGGCACTATCTGTTCTTTACAAG AGGCTTGTGGATTTGTTGGAGGAGAAGAAAGTCCATTTACCTTCTATCTTGCAATCTTTGGGGTGTATAGCTCAGATAGCGATGCCAATTTTCGAAACAAGGGGGGAAGAGATAATAAGTTTCATAACCAAAAAGATTCTTGACTGCAGTGAT GATACGGCTAAAGTTTCCGCTGACAAATCTGAATGGGGTGATAGTTCACATAGTTGTTTGCTCAAG ATTTATGGCATTAAAACTTTGGTGAAGAGCTGCCTACCTTGCAAAGATGCTCAAGTGCATCCTGGAATAGAAAAATTAATGGATATCCTTAAGAGCATTCTTACATATGGTGATATTTCCCCAAACATGATATCAAG TGCTAGTGATAAGGCCCATTTGAGGCTGGCTGCAGCGAAAGCTGTTCTCCGCTTATCAAGACAATGGGACCATAAAGTGCCTGTTGATGTGTTTTATTTGACTCTAAGGATTTCACAG GATGATTTCCCTCAAATGAGGAAGTTGTTTCTCAGTAAAGTACATCAATACATCAAGGAGAGGGCTTTGGACGCAAAATATGCCTGCGCCTTCTTGATAGGCATAGACGATTATCATACACCACAGTACGAAGAG TTCCAGCACAACCTGATCGAAGTGTCACAAATATGCCAACAAGTTAAGATGCGTCAACTATCTGTCCAAGCAGATGTGAATTTGCTCACAGCTTACCCAGAATATATTATTCCATATCTGGTTCATGTCCTCGCTCGTGATCCTTCATGCCCTAACATTGAGGAATATGAGGATGTCAAAGCATTTGCTCCAATTTACTG GCCATTGCATCTACTTCTTTCAACCCTCCTGGGAGAAGAAGGTTTGCAGTATAGTGTACCTGGTATGAAAAAGGAGAGCTTCATGACAACATTATCTATATTCAGAAGCATCAAATGTTCAAAAGACGTGGTCGATGCAAATAAGACCAAG ACTCTACATGCTATATGTGATCTTGGTATTCTTATTGCAAAGAGGTTATGTCCGGACCAGATAAACGTATCAGAAAATCTGACGGTTCCATTGCCTGCACAACTTTATGCGACAGTTCAGAATGACCAAAATGAAAACCCTGTG GAGAATGATGAACAGAAGTGGTTGGGATGTGAGACTGTACTATCCCATTTCGAGGCTCTTATGACAGCAAATGTTGCTGAG GTTGAATCTCCCGAAGATAAGATGCTCATAGATGAGACTGATGAATTTGGTAATGAGATCCCTCTAGGGAAAATTGTCCAAATTCTTAAATCCCGAGGAGCAAAAAAGACAGGGGGGAAACAGAAGGAAGCATCTATTCCAGTAAATACTGGAAAAGATGATGATGTCTTGGGTTTGTTAAGAGAAATAAATTTAGAGAACCAGGACAATTTGGGGGAGTCGGTGAAGAGCAAACCAAAGAAGCCGCAGATGGATATGAAAGAGAGCAACGAGAAACCAGTAGATTTTTCGACACCAAAGCGCAAAAGATCAGTTTCTAAGAGTAGACCACACTCAGGAAAAGGCAGTAAAGACGGTGACGAGCTTTTAGTGCATTCTGCCAGCAAAGGAAAAACCAGTGACTCCTTAGAAAACAAGTTGAAGGAGAAAAGAAGAGCTGACTCAAATGATAAAGACTTGGTAGCATCACCTACCAGTACCAAATCCCCTGTATCCAAAGGGAAAAAGGATGCTAAGTCCCACACTGAAGTCTCGCGTAGCAGTGCAAAG AAGTCTGCTGATGAGGACAGTACTATGAGAGCTGCTGAACTGGCTAGTCTAAATGGGTCCTTCAAAAGACAGAAGCCAAGACTGGTTTCTGGTTTAGCAAAG TGTTCAACGCATGACTCGAGCAGTAAAGACTTGGTAGGACGTAGAATAAAAGTTTGGTGGCCTTTGGATAAGGA ATTTTATCCAGGTGTTGTGAAATCTTATGATTCAGCAAAGAAGCTACATACA GTCTTATATGATGACGGAGATATGGAGCAgcttaacatggctaaagaaaagtGGAAAATGATTGAAAGTAATGGTTCACCAATGAAG cagcaaaagaaggatcatgtaGGTTCAAATCAAGGACG AGCACAAGAGACGAAATCTACCAGCAGCACGAAAGTTCCAGCTAACCAACATAAGTCAATAAAGAC AGCACAGGAGACGAAATCTACCAGCAGCACGAAAGTTCCAGCTAACCAACATAAGTCAATAAAGAC GCCCTCACCTCTAAAgaggaaagaaaaaccaaaaacgCCGCCGGAAAACAAGCGTAGAAAAACATCAGGAGGTAGCAAGTCCATCGAAGCTACCAGCGAAGCTGGTGTTAATGATTCAGATTCAGCCAGTTCTCTCGCTCATTCAGATTCCGACAAAGATGTAAAATCAG ATGGCGAGAAGGATAAAGAGGTAGCAGTTGGCTCAGCTGGGaaagaaaaaacaggaaaaacAGAGAAAGAGTCTGCAGAAGATATGGAGCTGGAAGAGAAAAAACCTGACGGCGACAGTTTGAGCTGCAAGGAGGAATCTGACGACGAAACTCTT AGTGTCTGGAAAAAGCGTGCATCGCAAGCGACATAG